Proteins encoded by one window of Roseibium sp. Sym1:
- the eda gene encoding bifunctional 4-hydroxy-2-oxoglutarate aldolase/2-dehydro-3-deoxy-phosphogluconate aldolase — protein MCAAPVIPVLVVEDPKKAVPMAEALVRGGLPAIEITLRTPHALEAINAVNEHVEGAIVGAGTVLDAKQYDAAVSAGSRFIVSPGATEALLDAADQHSVPLLPGAATASEVMFLMERGYRRLKFFPAEQAGGAAYLKSLSSPLAAAKFCPTGGVSLDKAPDYLKLPNVLCVGGSWIADAKAIASDDWSGIEERARAAAGLRG, from the coding sequence ATGTGCGCCGCGCCGGTGATCCCGGTTCTGGTGGTGGAAGACCCGAAAAAGGCGGTGCCGATGGCCGAGGCGCTGGTGCGGGGCGGCCTGCCGGCAATCGAGATTACCTTGCGCACGCCGCACGCGCTGGAAGCCATCAACGCGGTCAACGAACATGTCGAGGGCGCGATTGTCGGCGCGGGCACGGTTCTGGACGCGAAGCAGTATGACGCCGCCGTCTCAGCCGGCTCCCGCTTCATTGTCTCCCCCGGCGCCACCGAGGCCCTGCTCGATGCCGCCGACCAGCACAGCGTGCCGCTGCTTCCCGGTGCGGCAACGGCCTCGGAAGTCATGTTCCTCATGGAACGCGGCTATCGGCGTCTGAAGTTCTTTCCGGCCGAACAGGCCGGCGGCGCGGCCTATCTGAAGTCCCTGTCCTCACCGCTGGCGGCGGCAAAATTCTGCCCGACCGGCGGCGTCTCGCTGGACAAGGCTCCGGACTATCTCAAGCTGCCGAATGTGCTTTGTGTCGGAGGATCCTGGATTGCCGACGCCAAGGCCATTGCGTCTGACGACTGGAGCGGGATCGAGGAACGCGCCCGGGCGGCCGCAGGCCTGAGAGGCTGA